The nucleotide sequence AGCTATGAAAGTATTGCAAATTTAAAAGAAGTACTAAATCAATATGAGATATTTTTTAGCGCCACAAACGCTCCGCATGCTATCATAACCAATGATTTATTAGAAGAAAAAGATTATAAAAGATATTTTTTTGATATAGCAGTGCCTAGGGATATTGATGTAAAAGCAAATGAAAAAAATATAGTTTATGCTGTTGATGATTTAGAAGAAGTTGTAAGAAAAAATTTAACTCTAAGAGAACACCAAGCCCAAATTGCTTATTCCATAGTAGGTACTATGACAAATGAGTTTTTTCAACATCTAAGCAAACTAGCAACCTTGCCTTTAGTTAAGCATTTACGCTTACAAGCTGATGAAATCGCTAAAGAACAATTACAAAAGGCTATAGATAAAGGATATTTAAAGCACTCAAACCATGAAGAAGCAAGAAAGCTTATAAGACAAGTAATGAATGCATTTTTACATCATCCTAGCGTAAATTTAAAAAAACTAAGCGGAACTATGCAAAATGATTCAGTAATTAATGCTATGCGTTATGTGTTTGATTTAAAAAATGAAAATATGGAAGGTTTAAACCTTTATAAATGTGAATTTAATTTGGAGAATAATCATGAAATTTAGTAAATTTTATGCCATAAGCACAAAAGAAAATCCAAAAGATGCTACTTTACCAAGTCATATATTTTTAGTTAAAGGTGCCTTTGTAGAACAAATTGGAAGTGGTTTGTATAATTTTTTACCTTTAGGAAAAAGAGTTTTAGATAAGATTAAAAATATCATCAAAGAAGAAATGGATAAAGCAGGGGCTTTAGAAGTAAATTTAAGTTTTAATACCCCAGCTGAACTTTGGAAAGAAAGTGGGAGATTTAATGTTTTTGGTAAAGAGCTTTTACGCTTTAAAGATAGAAAAGAAAATGATTTTGTTTTAGGGCCAACCCATGAAGAAGCTATGGTAGCTTTAGTAAGAAATAAAATAAATTCTTACAAACAACTTCCTTTGCATTTGTATCAAATAGGACTTAAATTTAGAGATGAAGCTAGACCTAGATTTGGACTTTTAAGATGTAGGGAATTTTTAATGAAAGATGGCTATAGCTTTCATGCTAGCGAAGCTGATTTAGACAAAGAATTTAATCTTATGCATGAAACTTATAGTAAAATTCTTACAAGATTAGGACTTGAATTTAGAGCTGTTGAAGCTGATAGTGGGGCTATTGGTGGCAGTGGTTCAAAAGAATTTATGGTTTTGGCTAAAAATGGCGAGGATGATATATTATTATGTGAGCATTGTGATTATGCTGCAAATATTGAAGCAGCAAAAAGAGCTAAAAAAAGTTGTGAAGATGAAAGGCCAGAAGCTGACTTTGCTACACAATTTCACACTCCAAATGTAAAAACTATAGAAGAATTAGCGGAATTTTTTAAAATTAACCCTTACTATACTATTAAAGCTATTGCTAAAAAAGCTATTTATGAAAATGAAGAAAAAATTGTAGTATTTTTTATACGCGGTGATGATGAATTACAAGAAGTTAAAGCACTAAATGCAGCAAATGCACTAGAATTAGTTGATGCAAGTGAAGAAGAATTAGAAAAAGCAGGTTTGGTACCAGGATTTATCGGCTTTGTAGGATTAAATGGCGTTGATTTTTATATTGATCATGAGCTTGAAAATGAAACAAATATGATTATTGGAGCAAATAAAAAAGATTATCATTTAGTCGGAATCAATGTTGTAAATTTAAATAAAGAACGCTTTAAAGATCTTGCGGCAGTTAAAGAACATGATCTTTGTCCAAAATGTCAGCACAAGCTTAAGCAAAGCAAAGGTATTGAAGTAGGGCATATTTTTAAACTTGGAAATAAATACTCAAAAGCAATGAATGCAAGCTATTTAGATGAAAATGGTAAAGCTCAATTTTTCACTATGGGTTGTTATGGTATGGGTGTTAGTCGTTTAGTAGCTGTTGCCATAGAAGCAAGTCATGATGAAAAAGGTTGCATTTGGAATAAAACTCTAGCTCCTTTTGTTTTAGATATTATCGTTTCTAATATAAAAGACACAAAAGCTATGGAATTTGCTGAACAAATTTATACTCATTTTAGTGATAAAGAGATTTTATTTGATGATAGAAATGAGCGTTTTGGTGTAAAGATTAATGATTTTGAATTAATGGGCTTTCCTTATGCTTTAGTTATAGGTAAGGGCTTAGAAAATGATGAAGTAGAGTTGATCCATAGAAATACCTTAGAAAAACAAGTTTTGAAAACCCAAGAAGTAATTTCACACTTAAAGAAAATTCTATGATGGTAAAAACAAATTTAAGTGCATTTTTGATTTTAGAATTAATCGCCAGTATTTTATTTATAACCTTTTTTGGTTTTTTAAATTTTTTTATGATAGTTTTTGCAAGTATGTTTTTAGGTGCAATGTTTTTAGCAAAGACTTGGACAAATCTCATCACTATGCAAAATACCAATACAAATTTATTTGGTATGGTTAAATTATTTTCTTTAACCATAGTAGGAATTTTGCTTTTAATACCAGGAATTTTAAGTACATTTTTAGGAATTTTACTCTTATTTTTCATGATGATATTAAAATTATTTACAAAACAAAAAAGAAAATATCATCAAACGAACAACGAAGAAGAAATCATAGATGTAGAAATCATACAGGAGCATAAAAAATGCAATTAATCATCGCAACAAGAAAAAGCCAACTTGCATTATGGCAAAGTGAGTATGTAAAAAATAAATTATCTCAAACACATCCTGAATTAGAAATTTCTTTAGAGGGTTTTAAAACTAAAGGCGATGTTTTACTTGATTCACCTTTGGCTAAAATAGGCGGAAAAGGACTTTTTACAAAAGAACTTGAAGAAAGTATGCTTAGGGGTGATTCGCATTTAGCTGTGCATAGCTTAAAAGATGTGCCGAGCTTCTTTCCTGATGGCTTAGTTTTAGCTGCTATTTCAAAAAGAGAAGTGGTAAATGATGCTTTTTTAAGTGAGTATTATGAAAGCTTAAATGCTCTTCCAAAAGGTGCAAAAGTAGGCACTACAAGTCTTAGAAGAAGAATGCAGCTTTTAGCGTTAAGACCTGATTTAAATATCATTTCTCTAAGAGGTAATATCAACTCACGCTTAGAAAAACTTAAAGCTAAGGAATTTGACGCTATTATTTTAGCTCTAGCTGGCATTAAACGCTTAGGTTTAGATAAAGAAATAAAATACATTAGAGCTTTTGAACTTGATGAGATGATACCCGCAGCTTCCCAAGGAGCTTTAGGTATAGAAAGCATTGATGATAAACAAATTTTAAAATACCTTGAATGCTTAAATGATGAAAATGCCTTTATAGAAACCCATATAGAAAGAGATTTTATAAAAACTCTAGAAGGTGGCTGCCAAGTACCTATAGGTATTAATGCAAAAATCATTGATGAAAAAATAGAAATTCGCGCCATAGTAGGCTTACCTGATGCAAGTAAAATTCTCAAAGAAAAAAGAATGATTGATAAGCAAGATTACGCAAAAGCGGGCAAGCTTTTAGCTAAAGAAATGATAGCAAAAGGTGCAAAAGAAATTTTAAAAGAAGCAGAGAGTATGATATAAATGCAAAAATTCGTAGAGCTTTTAGAAAAAAATAATTTATTAAAAACCATCCATGAGCCAGTAGATGTAGAACTTGAAATGGCACATTTAGCTTATATAGAAGTTAAAAAAGAAGACTCTAAAGCCTTGCTTTTTACTAATGCAGTAAAAAATGGCAAAAAATACGATTATCCTGTTCTTTTAAATACTTTTTGTAATGAAAAAGCTTTAAAATTAGCATTTGAAAAAGACTATGAAGATGTAGCTAAAGAAATTAGATCTTTACTTAAAATGCATATACCACAAAGCTTTGGTGCAAAATTAAATTTTTTCAAAACCCTACTTGATTTAAAAAATATCCCACCAAAACGCATTAAAAAAGATGGAGAATTCAACTATAAAAGCTTAAATTCATTATATGATATGCCTATTTTAAAAACTTGGGAAAAAGACGCTGCGCCTTTTATCACCATGGGGCAAGTTTATACTCAAAGTATAGATGGAAAGCAAAATAATCTTGGAATGTATCGTTTGCAAGTAGTTGATGAAAAAACCTTGCTTATGCATTGGCAAATTCACAAAGATGCGAGTCATTTTTTCCATGAGTATAAAAAAGCAAATCAAAAAATGCCAGTAAGCATAGCCATAGGTGGAGATCCTTTATATATTTGGTGTGCTCAAGCGCCTTTGCCAAAAGGAATTTTTGAACTTTTACTTTATGGTTTTATCAAGAAAAAACCTGCCATTTTGGCAAAATGCAAAAGTAACCATCTTTACGTACCTTATGATAGTGACTTTGTGATTGAGGGCTTCGTAGATCCAAATGAATTCGCACCTGAGGGACCTTTTGGAGACCATACAGGTTTTTATACCCCTGTTGAACTTTGTCCTATTTTAAAAGTAGAAAAAATCTTTGCTAAAAAAAATGCGATTTATCAAGCTACTGTTGTGGGAAAACCACCTTTAGAAGATAAATACATGGGACTTGGAACAGAAAGAGTTTTTTTACCTTTACTTCAAACAAATGCCCCTGATTTGATAGATTATAACATGCCTGAAAATGGGGTTTTTCATAATCTAATCTTGGCTAAAATAGAAGCAAAATACCCAGCTCATGCAAAACAAGTAATGCATACTTTTTGGGGAGTAGGGCAAATGAGTTTTGTAAAACATGCTATTTTTGTTGATGAAAATGCGCCTTGTTTGAAAGATTATGACAAACTCATACCTTATATACTCAATCGCTTTGATGAAGAAAAATTACTTATTAGCGAAGGAATTTGTGATCAACTCGACCATGCTTCAAGCACTTATTGTTATGGTGGCAAAGCAGGGCTTGATGCATGTGGTGATGAGAAAAAAGTTGAACTTGAAATTCTAAGCGATGAGGCTTTACTTTCACTTTTTAAAGAAAAAGATCAAAGTATTTTAAAATTAAAGCAATTTTACACTCAAACCTTTGCTCCAGTTTGCGTGATTTTGATAGATAAAAAAGAAAAAATAACTCAAGTTTTTGAAAAATTACAAACTTATAAAAAACATTTTAGAATTTTAGTTTTCTTAGATTCAGATGCTATTTTAGAAAATCCTTATATGCTAATTTGGCGTGTGGTAAATAATATAGATGCAAAAAGAGATATATTTATCAAAAAAGATTGCGTTGCGATTGATGCAACAAATAAAGGATCATTAGAAGATTATCATAAAGAATGGCCTTTAATGACAAATTGCTCTAAAGAAGTCATAGATAGACTTATTACAAGAAATTTACTTCCAAATGATGAAAAATTATTCAAAAAGTTTGAAATTTTTTAATTTTAAGCTTTTTGAGAACACTTTTTGCTTATTAATAATATAGAGATTTTTAATCTAAATATTAAGTTTTTTAAAATTATGTCGATAGAGTATTTTAAAGTCTTTTAAAAAGGAGTTTAAAATGGACATTGGAAATATTCAAAGGGATGCAAACACAGCACAATTTAATACAAAAAGTACTGGAAAAGTATCTCAAGAAAATCAACAGCAAACTAATTTAAATAATCAAGATGAGAATTTAAATGAAAAATTGAAAAATGCAACAGAAAAACTTAATAATCAAATGGAAACACTAGAAACAAACGTACGTTTTGCATATAATGATAAAATCAATGAAATGTATGTTAGTGTAACCGAAAAAGATACTGGTAGGTTAATACGTAAAATTCCTAGCGAGGAAGTTATGAAGCTAATAGAACATTTTCAAGGTGTTATTGGCACTATTTTTGATAAGGAGAGTTAATTATGGCAGTAGGTAGTTTAGGAAGTTTAGGAATAGGCTCAGGAGTTTTAACAAGCGATACATTAAACAAGCTAAAAGAAGCAGAAATGAATGCACATTTAGGTCTTTATAACTCACAGCTTGAAACTAATACTTCAAGACAAAAAGACCTAGCAGAACTTGAAGCTAAGCTACTTGCGTTTCAAACAGCCGTAAATAGCTTAGGTGATGCTTCACAATTTAACAAGAAAAAAGTATCACCTAGCGTAAGTGGAGATAGTGCAGCTGCAAGCTTAGTAGTAGGATCTTTATCTAACCTTACAAACATGAAAGTTATTGTTGATCAACTTGCACAAAAAGACGTATATCAAAGTAATGGATTTAAAGATAAAACTGCTACTGTAATGGGTAGTTTAGGTATAAAAGGTGTAGATGGCAAAACTTCTTTTACTATTACCCAAGATGGAAAAGATTATAAAATCGATATTGATGAAAGCACTACTGTATCTCAGCTTGCAGAAAAAATAAATGCCGCAACAGGTGGAAAAGTAGAAGCCAAAATAGTCAATACAGGAGATAGAGATAATCCATACCGCTTAGTAGTACAAAGCACTGAAACAGGAACTAAAAATAATATTTCTTTTTCAGGTGATGAAAATCTATTAAATGCTATGGGTTGGGGACTTGATAAAAATAGTATTAGCGCTGGTGGTTTGTATGGTTTTAGACCAACAGGTGCTGGAGAAGAAAATAAAGATAAAATAAGCGGACAAATTAGTAGTGGAAGCTTTGATGACAAACTACTTAACCCAGGAGAAAAAACCTCTTTTACTTTTGTTATTAAAAATGGTGAAAGATATGATAGATTTACCATTGATATAGACGAGAATACTACTTATAAAAGTTTAGCAGAAGATTTAAAAAAACAAACCAATGGAAAAGTGGAATTAAGCTTTGGAGATGATGGAAAATCTTTTACTTTTAGAGCTACCAATGGTGGGCAATTAAGTCTTTTTGATGGTGGTTATGCAACTGATGCTGAAGGAAATATTGACCAAGCTAATTATGCTAGAGATGAAAAAGCTACTTCATTATTAAGTAGTAAATTTGGCATTGAATTAGATACAAGTACACCGCAAGGTTATAATGTAAAAGCAGATAATGAAAACCATATCCAAAAAGGCATGGACGCTATCTTTAGTGTAGATGGTGTTAAAATGACAAGACCAACTAATACTATCACTGATATAGCTCCAGATGTTACTTTAGAGTTAAAACAAAAAGGAGAGATAACTTTTAACGTTTCTCAAGACACTGAAGCACTTGCGCAATCTTTAGAAAGTTTAGCTACTGCTTATAATGATTTAATGATAAATCTTAACGCAGCAACAAAATATGATCCCGATGCAGGTACAAAAGGAAATTTCGTAGGTGTTAGCGAAATTTATAATATAAAATCTGAAATAAACAATATTTTACTTCAAACTATAACAGTAGATGGAACTGTTACGGTTGGTGATAGTGAAAGTTCAGAAGGGATTGAAGTTTCCTCTAAAGTAAGTTTATCTTTGGCTGATTATGGCTTAACGTTAAATGATGGTGTTTTATCTTTTGATTCAGGAAAATTTAACTCTAAATTTAGCGAAGATCCTGAATTAGCTGAAAAATTTTTCGTAGGAAGTAATGGTTTTGAAGATATTGATTTAGCTGGTGATAGAGTAAGTAATCTTGGCAGTGAAAATATAGAATTTAAAGAAGGTA is from Campylobacter sp. CNRCH_2014_0184h and encodes:
- a CDS encoding menaquinone biosynthesis decarboxylase, with the translated sequence MQKFVELLEKNNLLKTIHEPVDVELEMAHLAYIEVKKEDSKALLFTNAVKNGKKYDYPVLLNTFCNEKALKLAFEKDYEDVAKEIRSLLKMHIPQSFGAKLNFFKTLLDLKNIPPKRIKKDGEFNYKSLNSLYDMPILKTWEKDAAPFITMGQVYTQSIDGKQNNLGMYRLQVVDEKTLLMHWQIHKDASHFFHEYKKANQKMPVSIAIGGDPLYIWCAQAPLPKGIFELLLYGFIKKKPAILAKCKSNHLYVPYDSDFVIEGFVDPNEFAPEGPFGDHTGFYTPVELCPILKVEKIFAKKNAIYQATVVGKPPLEDKYMGLGTERVFLPLLQTNAPDLIDYNMPENGVFHNLILAKIEAKYPAHAKQVMHTFWGVGQMSFVKHAIFVDENAPCLKDYDKLIPYILNRFDEEKLLISEGICDQLDHASSTYCYGGKAGLDACGDEKKVELEILSDEALLSLFKEKDQSILKLKQFYTQTFAPVCVILIDKKEKITQVFEKLQTYKKHFRILVFLDSDAILENPYMLIWRVVNNIDAKRDIFIKKDCVAIDATNKGSLEDYHKEWPLMTNCSKEVIDRLITRNLLPNDEKLFKKFEIF
- a CDS encoding FlaG family protein is translated as MDIGNIQRDANTAQFNTKSTGKVSQENQQQTNLNNQDENLNEKLKNATEKLNNQMETLETNVRFAYNDKINEMYVSVTEKDTGRLIRKIPSEEVMKLIEHFQGVIGTIFDKES
- the hemC gene encoding hydroxymethylbilane synthase, which translates into the protein MQLIIATRKSQLALWQSEYVKNKLSQTHPELEISLEGFKTKGDVLLDSPLAKIGGKGLFTKELEESMLRGDSHLAVHSLKDVPSFFPDGLVLAAISKREVVNDAFLSEYYESLNALPKGAKVGTTSLRRRMQLLALRPDLNIISLRGNINSRLEKLKAKEFDAIILALAGIKRLGLDKEIKYIRAFELDEMIPAASQGALGIESIDDKQILKYLECLNDENAFIETHIERDFIKTLEGGCQVPIGINAKIIDEKIEIRAIVGLPDASKILKEKRMIDKQDYAKAGKLLAKEMIAKGAKEILKEAESMI
- a CDS encoding FxsA family protein, encoding MMVKTNLSAFLILELIASILFITFFGFLNFFMIVFASMFLGAMFLAKTWTNLITMQNTNTNLFGMVKLFSLTIVGILLLIPGILSTFLGILLLFFMMILKLFTKQKRKYHQTNNEEEIIDVEIIQEHKKCN
- a CDS encoding proline--tRNA ligase: MMKFSKFYAISTKENPKDATLPSHIFLVKGAFVEQIGSGLYNFLPLGKRVLDKIKNIIKEEMDKAGALEVNLSFNTPAELWKESGRFNVFGKELLRFKDRKENDFVLGPTHEEAMVALVRNKINSYKQLPLHLYQIGLKFRDEARPRFGLLRCREFLMKDGYSFHASEADLDKEFNLMHETYSKILTRLGLEFRAVEADSGAIGGSGSKEFMVLAKNGEDDILLCEHCDYAANIEAAKRAKKSCEDERPEADFATQFHTPNVKTIEELAEFFKINPYYTIKAIAKKAIYENEEKIVVFFIRGDDELQEVKALNAANALELVDASEEELEKAGLVPGFIGFVGLNGVDFYIDHELENETNMIIGANKKDYHLVGINVVNLNKERFKDLAAVKEHDLCPKCQHKLKQSKGIEVGHIFKLGNKYSKAMNASYLDENGKAQFFTMGCYGMGVSRLVAVAIEASHDEKGCIWNKTLAPFVLDIIVSNIKDTKAMEFAEQIYTHFSDKEILFDDRNERFGVKINDFELMGFPYALVIGKGLENDEVELIHRNTLEKQVLKTQEVISHLKKIL
- the fliD gene encoding flagellar filament capping protein FliD → MAVGSLGSLGIGSGVLTSDTLNKLKEAEMNAHLGLYNSQLETNTSRQKDLAELEAKLLAFQTAVNSLGDASQFNKKKVSPSVSGDSAAASLVVGSLSNLTNMKVIVDQLAQKDVYQSNGFKDKTATVMGSLGIKGVDGKTSFTITQDGKDYKIDIDESTTVSQLAEKINAATGGKVEAKIVNTGDRDNPYRLVVQSTETGTKNNISFSGDENLLNAMGWGLDKNSISAGGLYGFRPTGAGEENKDKISGQISSGSFDDKLLNPGEKTSFTFVIKNGERYDRFTIDIDENTTYKSLAEDLKKQTNGKVELSFGDDGKSFTFRATNGGQLSLFDGGYATDAEGNIDQANYARDEKATSLLSSKFGIELDTSTPQGYNVKADNENHIQKGMDAIFSVDGVKMTRPTNTITDIAPDVTLELKQKGEITFNVSQDTEALAQSLESLATAYNDLMINLNAATKYDPDAGTKGNFVGVSEIYNIKSEINNILLQTITVDGTVTVGDSESSEGIEVSSKVSLSLADYGLTLNDGVLSFDSGKFNSKFSEDPELAEKFFVGSNGFEDIDLAGDRVSNLGSENIEFKEGSFTITYNDTTIDLSKTPNGDPFVLTGANDIEKAKNLVDHINSFGLEGLEASFEIINQGNENQQIQFKIKGTSGSNLEIQGDNEFLKKFGLSSRTLYSVYKEETGTFGMLKNTMGEIMSSEGSFGGYKESLTKESKNLNETIESTKASIESRYDTMWSRWAAYDGIIAKLNNQASVIANMINAANNQNS